One stretch of Nocardioides perillae DNA includes these proteins:
- a CDS encoding iron-containing redox enzyme family protein, whose protein sequence is MRLPAARGPISSALVTALRTGRTDELVPPSADDFAGPRTDVWGDDVQLALWTAYELHYRGFDDAVEATASGSDPEWDPAVLAFRAPLERAFEAAVREAVAPALAEVPDRGGVAERLGALVEADDGPPLSRHLQRKADREQLLDFLRERSLYHLKESDPSAFVLGRVDGRPKVALAELLYDEYGSGRPHRLHSLLYAEALRAAGLDASYGAYLAETSAATLASNNVMSLFALHHRLRGAALGHLAAFEATSTDPCRRIAAGIERVGLGDAVADYFHEHVEADAVHEQVVLGDICGALVQEEPDLLDDVLLGAAACLVVDGAANRVLMEAWGVLEPAGPAEATTATTATAAPTGPTLVPSQREAGADERERVA, encoded by the coding sequence ATGCGCCTGCCCGCTGCCCGCGGACCGATCAGCAGTGCCCTCGTGACCGCCCTGCGCACCGGCCGCACCGACGAGCTCGTGCCGCCGAGCGCGGACGACTTCGCCGGGCCGAGGACCGACGTGTGGGGCGACGACGTGCAGCTCGCGCTGTGGACCGCCTACGAGCTCCACTACCGCGGCTTCGACGACGCCGTCGAGGCGACCGCGTCCGGCTCCGACCCCGAGTGGGACCCGGCCGTCCTGGCCTTCCGGGCGCCGCTCGAGCGCGCCTTCGAGGCCGCCGTGCGCGAGGCGGTCGCCCCCGCCCTGGCCGAGGTGCCCGACCGCGGCGGCGTGGCGGAGCGGCTGGGTGCCCTGGTCGAGGCCGACGACGGCCCGCCGCTCTCGCGCCACCTGCAGCGCAAGGCCGACCGCGAGCAGCTGCTCGACTTCCTGCGCGAGCGCAGCCTCTACCACCTCAAGGAGTCCGACCCGAGCGCGTTCGTGCTCGGGCGGGTCGACGGCCGCCCGAAGGTCGCGCTCGCCGAGCTGCTCTACGACGAGTACGGCAGCGGCCGCCCGCACCGCCTCCACAGCCTGCTCTACGCCGAGGCCCTCCGCGCCGCCGGGCTCGACGCGTCGTACGGCGCGTACCTCGCCGAGACCTCGGCCGCCACGCTGGCGTCCAACAACGTGATGTCGCTCTTCGCGCTGCACCACCGGCTGCGCGGCGCCGCGCTCGGCCACCTCGCGGCCTTCGAGGCCACGAGCACGGACCCGTGCCGTCGGATCGCCGCCGGCATCGAGCGGGTCGGGCTCGGCGACGCGGTCGCCGACTACTTCCACGAGCACGTCGAGGCCGACGCGGTGCACGAGCAGGTCGTGCTCGGCGACATCTGCGGCGCGCTCGTCCAGGAGGAGCCCGACCTCCTCGACGACGTCCTGCTCGGCGCGGCGGCGTGCCTCGTGGTCGACGGCGCCGCCAACCGCGTCCTCATGGAGGCCTGGGGCGTGCTGGAACCCGCAGGACCGGCCGAGGCGACGACGGCCACGACGGCCACGGCGGCCCCGACCGGCCCGACCCTCGTGCCCTCGCAGCGCGAGGCGGGCGCCGACGAGCGGGAGCGCGTCGCGTGA
- a CDS encoding DMT family transporter, producing the protein MAWLVLVVSGCFEAVWAVALGRSEGFTRLVPSLVFAVAAAVSMVGLAFAMRTLPTGTAYAVWVSIGAALTVAYGMATGTEPTSVLRLLLLVGLVGCVVGLKLTH; encoded by the coding sequence GTGGCGTGGTTGGTGCTGGTGGTCTCGGGGTGCTTCGAGGCGGTCTGGGCAGTGGCGCTCGGCCGCTCGGAGGGGTTCACCCGGCTCGTGCCGTCGCTGGTCTTCGCCGTGGCCGCGGCGGTCAGCATGGTGGGGCTCGCGTTCGCGATGCGCACGCTGCCGACCGGCACGGCGTACGCCGTGTGGGTCTCGATCGGCGCGGCCCTCACGGTGGCCTACGGCATGGCGACCGGGACGGAGCCGACGAGCGTCCTGCGGCTGCTGCTGCTCGTCGGGCTCGTCGGCTGCGTCGTCGGGCTGAAGCTCACCCACTGA
- a CDS encoding HNH endonuclease signature motif containing protein codes for MADHRDHSRQHPLLVALACLDTDLDHAAGTPTWSLTPSEAEAALIGLAKCRARLAALELTTVAAADRAGVGDATGATSTGAHWAKLTHQTRAKSVATVRHAAALEARHGTVLAAMAAGVVLPEQAEVITRAVDALPVDRVGIAVVDTARTHLLQLAGSFDAVELKRLGDRILDVVAPEIADDVERDRLEREEAAAAAAASFTITRDGHGKAHGRFTIPTAEADMLTAALDALTAPRHHHATHGTEPVPVDQHGNRVPRPLRRGQAFCEYIRTRHGGHRAAGEAAPGTGVQAGGVDATVTVTLDLAQLTGTGPGADAPVSLSTGTRMTAAKARLWACGAGIVPVVLGGASQPLDVGRTRRYFTKTQRLALARLQGGCTADGCDWPPSMCHAHHRTPWHAGGKTDLADGYLLCPRHHARAHDPAYETTYHRHRVTFARTRPIRT; via the coding sequence ATGGCAGACCACCGCGACCACTCCCGGCAGCATCCGCTGCTGGTCGCGCTCGCCTGCCTCGACACCGACCTCGACCACGCCGCGGGTACGCCGACCTGGTCACTGACCCCGAGTGAGGCGGAGGCGGCGCTGATCGGGCTGGCGAAGTGTCGTGCCCGCCTCGCCGCACTGGAGCTCACCACCGTCGCCGCCGCCGACCGTGCCGGTGTCGGTGACGCCACGGGCGCGACCTCGACGGGGGCGCACTGGGCCAAGCTGACCCACCAGACACGCGCCAAGTCCGTCGCGACCGTCCGCCACGCCGCGGCGCTCGAGGCACGCCACGGCACCGTGCTCGCCGCGATGGCCGCCGGGGTGGTGCTGCCCGAGCAGGCCGAAGTCATCACCCGCGCGGTCGACGCCCTGCCGGTGGACCGGGTCGGGATCGCAGTCGTCGACACCGCCCGCACCCACCTCCTCCAGTTGGCCGGCTCCTTCGACGCGGTCGAGCTGAAACGCCTCGGCGACCGGATCCTCGACGTCGTCGCCCCCGAGATCGCCGACGACGTCGAACGCGACCGCCTCGAACGCGAAGAAGCAGCAGCCGCCGCGGCAGCCAGCTTCACGATCACCCGCGACGGCCACGGCAAGGCCCACGGCCGGTTCACCATCCCCACCGCCGAAGCCGACATGCTCACGGCCGCTCTCGACGCACTCACCGCACCCCGACACCACCACGCCACCCACGGCACCGAACCGGTCCCGGTCGATCAGCACGGCAACCGGGTCCCCCGACCGCTACGGCGCGGGCAGGCGTTCTGCGAATACATCCGCACCCGCCACGGCGGACACCGGGCCGCGGGCGAGGCAGCACCGGGGACTGGGGTGCAAGCCGGTGGTGTGGACGCCACCGTCACCGTCACCCTGGATCTGGCGCAGCTCACCGGCACCGGCCCCGGCGCGGACGCGCCCGTGTCGTTGTCGACCGGCACCCGGATGACCGCCGCGAAAGCCCGCCTGTGGGCGTGCGGCGCCGGGATCGTCCCCGTCGTGCTCGGTGGCGCGTCGCAGCCCCTCGACGTCGGACGCACCCGGCGCTACTTCACCAAGACCCAACGCCTCGCCCTCGCCCGCCTCCAAGGCGGCTGCACCGCCGACGGCTGCGACTGGCCGCCCTCGATGTGCCACGCCCACCACCGCACCCCCTGGCATGCCGGCGGCAAGACAGACCTCGCCGACGGCTACCTGCTGTGCCCCAGACACCACGCCAGGGCACACGACCCCGCCTACGAGACCACCTACCACCGCCACCGCGTCACGTTCGCCCGCACCCGACCCATACGGACCTGA
- a CDS encoding alcohol dehydrogenase catalytic domain-containing protein — translation MKAVTWQGQRDMQVVEVPDPQIEQPTDCVVRITSTGLCGSDLHLYEVLGPFMTKGDVVGHEPMGIVEQVGSAVETLEVGDRVVVPFNVSCGTCWMCDRGLFSQCETTQNREHGTGASLFGYSKLYGQVPGGQAEMLRVPFADNLPIKVPHGPSDDRFLFLSDVLPTAWQAVEYADPPTDGSVLVVGAGPIGDMAARIARRRGLQVMVVDRVPERLERVRAHGCEAIDMSEVNDVGAYVRERTDGRGADSVIEAVGMEAHGSPGPELLQKAVGLLPDKVAEPLMMNAGVDRMAAIMTAIDAVRRGGTVSISGVYGGATDPMPLFQMFDKQVQLRMGQANVRRWSDEIMPLLLDEADALGTETFATHHLPLEAAPDAYATFQKKEDGMVKTVFTP, via the coding sequence GTGAAGGCAGTGACCTGGCAGGGACAGCGCGACATGCAGGTGGTCGAGGTGCCCGACCCGCAGATCGAGCAGCCGACCGACTGCGTCGTGCGCATCACCTCGACCGGCCTGTGCGGCTCCGACCTGCACCTCTACGAGGTGCTCGGGCCGTTCATGACCAAGGGTGACGTCGTCGGCCACGAGCCCATGGGCATCGTCGAGCAGGTCGGCAGCGCGGTGGAGACGCTGGAGGTGGGCGACCGCGTCGTCGTGCCCTTCAACGTCAGCTGCGGCACGTGCTGGATGTGCGACCGCGGCCTCTTCAGCCAGTGCGAGACGACCCAGAACCGCGAGCACGGCACGGGCGCCAGCCTCTTCGGCTACAGCAAGCTCTACGGCCAGGTCCCCGGGGGCCAGGCCGAGATGCTGCGCGTCCCCTTCGCCGACAACCTTCCGATCAAGGTGCCGCACGGGCCCTCGGACGACCGCTTCCTCTTCCTCTCCGACGTGCTGCCGACCGCCTGGCAGGCCGTCGAGTACGCCGACCCGCCCACCGACGGCTCCGTCCTCGTCGTGGGGGCCGGGCCGATCGGCGACATGGCGGCGCGCATCGCCCGCCGCCGCGGACTGCAGGTGATGGTGGTCGACCGCGTGCCCGAGCGGCTCGAGCGCGTGCGCGCCCACGGCTGCGAGGCGATCGACATGTCCGAGGTGAACGACGTCGGTGCCTACGTGCGCGAGCGCACCGACGGCCGCGGCGCCGACTCCGTCATCGAGGCGGTGGGCATGGAGGCCCACGGCTCGCCCGGTCCGGAGCTGCTGCAGAAGGCCGTCGGGCTGCTGCCCGACAAGGTCGCCGAGCCGCTCATGATGAACGCCGGCGTCGACCGGATGGCGGCGATCATGACCGCGATCGATGCGGTCCGCCGCGGCGGCACGGTGTCGATCTCGGGCGTCTACGGGGGCGCCACCGACCCGATGCCGCTCTTCCAGATGTTCGACAAGCAGGTGCAGCTGCGCATGGGCCAGGCCAACGTGCGCCGCTGGAGCGACGAGATCATGCCGCTGCTGCTCGACGAGGCCGACGCCCTCGGCACCGAGACCTTCGCGACGCACCACCTCCCGCTGGAGGCGGCGCCGGACGCCTACGCCACCTTTCAGAAGAAGGAGGACGGCATGGTGAAGACGGTGTTCACCCCGTGA
- a CDS encoding SpoIIE family protein phosphatase, translating into MTRSGGAADREDTLAAGEAFEAMPVALARLRGADLRFAAANAAYRALVGTEDLLDRPAREVLSEDGEQRLLPAIERVLATGQPASSVERHVVVAGGRGLWLDSVLAPVHDDDGALVGVDVYAADVTERVEARLEAEQRARHAESKYARARELVVAMQDAMLPHGVPILPHVDVAARYLLAEGDTRAGGDWFDALVLDDGRVALAVGDVVGHGVAASTVMGQLRAVLRAAVCEHGDPLRAVEFLDRYARADPAASSTSLVLAVLSADADRVDYVTAGHPPPLVVPATGQPRFLPGSGSGTLGSGLPFHQVREDLDPGDLLVLYSDGLVERPGRTAPHSSLELVTAAREARDAVGGRHARGSTGADAVCEEVLDRLTRRTGYADDISVLAVQRRDGEGGPGPAPHLELVIDVEAGRRQDVREARAAITEWLEDLGVGDADAMALTHAAHEIVTNAVEHAFAEEGEPDHGPVPVPSRSGTVTVEGRVRRDGRLDLEVRDDGRWRPPVARSTARGDRGRGLAMAAALVDDLAVVGREGGTRVVLTHHAQRAATLLTGQGGYDDEHVGDFDLEETSSGDRTTVRAYGELDLAATAELESALLAAPRGAGSELVVDLSEVTLLCSAAVQVLSEALRRDDRVGVGQTTLLAEVGSPAQRVLDLVRLPHRTA; encoded by the coding sequence GTGACACGCAGCGGAGGCGCTGCGGACCGCGAGGACACCCTGGCGGCCGGCGAGGCGTTCGAGGCGATGCCCGTGGCGCTCGCACGCCTGCGCGGTGCCGACCTCCGCTTCGCCGCGGCCAACGCCGCCTACCGCGCACTGGTGGGCACCGAGGACCTCCTCGACCGGCCGGCCCGCGAGGTGCTGAGCGAGGACGGCGAGCAGCGGCTGCTCCCGGCCATCGAGCGCGTGCTCGCCACGGGGCAGCCTGCCTCGTCGGTCGAGCGCCACGTCGTCGTCGCGGGCGGGCGCGGGCTGTGGCTCGACTCCGTGCTGGCCCCCGTGCACGACGACGACGGCGCCCTGGTCGGCGTCGACGTCTACGCCGCCGACGTCACCGAGCGCGTCGAGGCCCGCCTCGAGGCCGAGCAGCGCGCGCGCCACGCCGAGTCGAAGTACGCCCGGGCGCGCGAGCTGGTCGTCGCCATGCAGGACGCCATGCTCCCCCACGGGGTGCCGATCCTGCCCCACGTCGACGTCGCCGCCCGCTACCTGCTGGCCGAGGGCGACACCCGCGCCGGCGGTGACTGGTTCGACGCCCTCGTCCTCGACGACGGCCGGGTCGCACTGGCCGTCGGCGACGTGGTCGGCCACGGCGTCGCCGCCTCCACCGTCATGGGTCAGCTGCGCGCCGTGCTGCGCGCGGCGGTCTGCGAGCACGGCGACCCGCTGCGCGCCGTCGAGTTCCTCGACCGCTACGCCCGGGCCGACCCCGCGGCCTCGTCCACCTCGCTGGTGCTCGCCGTGCTCTCCGCCGACGCCGACCGCGTCGACTACGTCACCGCCGGCCACCCGCCGCCGCTCGTCGTCCCGGCGACGGGCCAGCCGCGCTTCCTGCCCGGCTCGGGCTCCGGCACGCTCGGCAGCGGCCTGCCCTTCCACCAGGTCCGCGAGGACCTCGACCCCGGTGACCTGCTCGTCCTCTACTCCGACGGCCTGGTGGAGCGCCCCGGTCGCACCGCCCCGCACAGCTCGCTCGAGCTCGTCACCGCCGCTCGCGAGGCGCGCGACGCCGTGGGCGGGCGACACGCGCGCGGCAGCACCGGCGCCGACGCCGTGTGCGAGGAGGTGCTCGACCGGCTGACGCGCCGCACCGGCTACGCCGACGACATCTCGGTGCTGGCCGTGCAGCGTCGCGACGGCGAAGGCGGACCCGGCCCGGCGCCGCACCTCGAGCTGGTCATCGACGTCGAGGCCGGGCGCCGTCAGGACGTCCGGGAGGCGCGCGCCGCGATCACGGAGTGGCTCGAGGACCTAGGCGTCGGTGATGCCGACGCGATGGCCCTCACCCACGCCGCCCACGAGATCGTCACCAACGCCGTCGAGCACGCCTTCGCCGAGGAGGGCGAGCCCGACCACGGCCCGGTCCCGGTGCCGTCGCGCTCCGGCACCGTCACGGTGGAAGGCCGCGTGCGCCGCGACGGCCGGCTCGACCTCGAGGTGCGCGACGACGGTCGCTGGCGACCGCCCGTGGCCCGCTCGACCGCGCGCGGCGACCGGGGCCGGGGCCTGGCGATGGCGGCCGCGCTCGTCGACGACCTCGCCGTGGTCGGCCGCGAGGGCGGCACGCGCGTCGTGCTCACCCACCACGCCCAGCGCGCCGCGACCCTGCTGACCGGCCAGGGCGGCTACGACGACGAGCACGTCGGCGACTTCGACCTCGAGGAGACCTCGAGCGGCGACCGCACCACCGTGCGCGCCTACGGCGAGCTCGACCTCGCCGCCACGGCCGAGCTCGAGTCGGCCCTGCTCGCCGCACCGCGCGGCGCCGGGTCCGAGCTCGTCGTGGACCTCTCCGAGGTCACGCTGCTGTGCAGCGCGGCGGTGCAGGTGCTCAGCGAGGCGCTGCGCCGCGACGACCGCGTCGGCGTCGGGCAGACCACCCTGCTCGCCGAGGTCGGCAGCCCGGCGCAGCGGGTGCTCGACCTCGTGCGGCTCCCCCACCGCACTGCCTGA
- a CDS encoding response regulator transcription factor — MRVGIVDDCELVRRGLAGMLEAHRHRVQLVRSPRLRDEVGPAVDLVLYDPALLPAEACEEVERLARRRGARAVVFTWNPDPQPTRGDGAVAPVLSKCWDAEQMVSQLERVAEADAASSRPARPGPGAASGPSGVAAPSGGAPGAPAAPGRGARGRRTARDLPGGLTEREAQIIDLISRGLSNDEVARACYLSINSIKTYIRTAYRKMGVTRRSQAVVWGLEHGLGGPDSPVTPVPGLPSIPGQRPG, encoded by the coding sequence GTGCGCGTCGGCATCGTGGACGACTGCGAGCTGGTGCGCCGCGGCCTCGCCGGCATGCTGGAGGCGCACCGCCACCGCGTGCAGCTCGTGCGCTCCCCACGCCTGCGCGACGAGGTCGGCCCGGCGGTCGACCTGGTGCTCTACGACCCCGCCCTGCTGCCGGCCGAGGCCTGCGAGGAGGTCGAGCGACTCGCCCGCCGACGGGGCGCGCGCGCCGTCGTCTTCACCTGGAACCCTGATCCCCAGCCCACCCGCGGCGACGGCGCGGTCGCACCGGTGCTCTCCAAGTGCTGGGACGCCGAGCAGATGGTCTCCCAGCTCGAGCGGGTCGCCGAGGCCGATGCCGCGTCGAGCCGCCCGGCACGACCCGGGCCCGGCGCCGCATCCGGCCCGTCCGGCGTCGCTGCACCCAGCGGAGGCGCGCCGGGCGCTCCCGCCGCTCCCGGTCGGGGCGCCCGCGGGCGTCGTACGGCTCGCGACCTGCCGGGCGGCCTGACCGAGCGCGAGGCGCAGATCATCGACCTGATCAGCCGCGGCCTGTCCAACGACGAGGTCGCCCGCGCCTGCTACCTGTCCATCAACTCGATCAAGACCTACATCCGCACCGCCTACCGCAAGATGGGCGTCACGCGGCGCTCCCAGGCCGTCGTGTGGGGTCTGGAGCACGGTCTCGGTGGCCCGGACAGCCCCGTCACCCCGGTGCCCGGCCTGCCCTCGATCCCCGGTCAGCGCCCGGGCTGA
- a CDS encoding sigma-70 family RNA polymerase sigma factor, translating to MRRTDTGVVTDVAPPTDTTTHTSTHTSTDADDTPTGAAPAPRVLPTRPAARTQTLPRAQRRLLTGQLLEQAHQATDEAERARLVDEVVVLNLEVALSLASRFRGRGVARDDLEQVASMALVRAAQRFDASMDHDFLSYAVPTIRGELRRYFRDHGWTVRPPRRVQEIQAIAIETRDNLAERKGSVPTEAEIAAALGEDEATVREALSAEGCFTPTSLDVPTGADSGLSLGDVLGAPDRDTEAAEARVVLQPVVRQLSARDRRILQMRFFDECTQQEIADEIGVTQMQVSRLLTRIMRDLRKALEDSPEAEEAAATVAAGRSPRRVVERAHARR from the coding sequence ATGCGCCGCACCGACACCGGCGTCGTCACCGACGTCGCTCCCCCCACTGACACCACCACGCACACCAGCACGCACACCAGCACCGACGCGGACGACACGCCGACCGGGGCCGCCCCGGCTCCGCGGGTCCTGCCGACGCGCCCGGCCGCCCGCACGCAGACGCTGCCGCGCGCCCAGCGGCGCCTGCTGACCGGTCAGCTGCTCGAGCAGGCCCACCAGGCGACCGACGAGGCCGAGCGCGCCCGCCTCGTCGACGAGGTCGTCGTGCTCAACCTCGAGGTCGCCCTCAGCCTCGCCTCCCGCTTCCGCGGGCGCGGCGTGGCCCGCGACGACCTCGAGCAGGTCGCGAGCATGGCGCTCGTGCGCGCCGCGCAGCGCTTCGACGCCTCCATGGACCACGACTTCCTGTCCTACGCCGTGCCCACCATCCGCGGCGAGCTGCGGCGCTACTTCCGCGACCACGGCTGGACGGTGCGCCCTCCGCGCCGGGTCCAGGAGATCCAGGCCATCGCGATCGAGACCCGCGACAACCTCGCCGAGCGCAAGGGCTCCGTGCCCACCGAGGCCGAGATCGCGGCCGCGCTGGGCGAGGACGAGGCGACGGTGCGCGAGGCGCTCTCTGCGGAGGGCTGCTTCACGCCGACCTCGCTCGACGTGCCGACCGGGGCCGACTCGGGCCTCTCGCTCGGCGACGTGCTGGGCGCGCCCGACCGCGACACCGAGGCTGCTGAGGCCCGCGTGGTGCTGCAGCCCGTCGTGCGCCAGCTCTCCGCGCGCGACCGCCGCATCCTGCAGATGCGCTTCTTCGACGAGTGCACCCAGCAGGAGATCGCCGACGAGATCGGCGTGACCCAGATGCAGGTGTCGCGCCTGCTGACCCGCATCATGCGCGACCTGCGCAAGGCCCTCGAGGACTCCCCCGAGGCCGAGGAGGCCGCGGCGACCGTGGCCGCCGGCCGCAGCCCGCGCCGCGTCGTCGAGCGGGCGCACGCCCGCCGCTGA
- a CDS encoding cytochrome P450, with protein sequence MDLALDLLRHGYDALDVGRARHGGADTWTTRLLGRRTLVVRGRRGAELFYDETRVRRRDAVPPPLGALLFGRGAVHALDGDEHRARKGVFLEVLRPARTEPLVAQVSDELARRFAAWADDGADGRPLFDELVDVYGRAVLAWAGVPASDREAGRRARGLAEVVDGFGFAGAAYARAWVQRVRLDRWAADLVRRVRAGEVAVAEDTALHAVALGGGSGLPASIAGVELLNVLRPTVASAWPASLAVLEVARHPGALDAFAGPATSEQDERRWGAVHEARRLTPFVPALAGRLRADVEHDGVRARAGDRIVLDVPGTMLDPAWWTDPGAFAPERYHGAPPDPFAFVPQGGGDPADGHRCPGEPLTVGLVRVTLERLAEAGLAPTPGALAPAGARGFGAGVDHRRIPPRVPGGCPVARP encoded by the coding sequence ATGGACCTCGCCCTCGACCTGCTCCGCCACGGGTACGACGCCCTCGACGTCGGGCGTGCTCGCCACGGCGGCGCCGACACCTGGACCACCCGGCTGCTCGGTCGCCGCACGCTCGTGGTGCGCGGTCGCCGCGGGGCCGAGCTGTTCTACGACGAGACCCGCGTACGCCGTCGCGACGCCGTCCCGCCTCCGCTCGGCGCCCTGCTCTTCGGCCGCGGTGCCGTGCACGCGCTGGACGGGGACGAGCACCGGGCACGCAAGGGCGTGTTCCTCGAGGTGCTGCGACCTGCGCGGACCGAGCCGCTCGTGGCCCAGGTGTCCGACGAGCTCGCCCGCCGCTTCGCAGCCTGGGCCGACGACGGCGCGGACGGTCGGCCGCTGTTCGACGAGCTCGTCGACGTCTACGGCCGGGCGGTCCTGGCGTGGGCGGGGGTGCCCGCCTCCGACCGCGAGGCCGGGCGACGGGCGCGCGGCCTGGCGGAGGTGGTCGACGGCTTCGGCTTCGCGGGAGCGGCCTACGCGCGCGCGTGGGTGCAGCGGGTGCGGCTCGACCGCTGGGCCGCCGACCTGGTGCGCCGGGTCCGGGCCGGCGAGGTGGCGGTCGCCGAGGACACCGCGCTGCACGCCGTCGCGCTCGGCGGCGGATCCGGCCTGCCCGCGTCGATCGCGGGCGTCGAGCTGCTCAACGTCCTGCGGCCCACGGTCGCGTCGGCCTGGCCGGCCTCGCTCGCGGTGCTCGAGGTGGCACGCCACCCGGGTGCGCTCGACGCCTTCGCCGGCCCCGCGACGTCGGAGCAGGACGAGCGTCGCTGGGGGGCGGTGCACGAGGCACGCCGCCTGACCCCCTTCGTGCCCGCGCTGGCGGGGCGGCTGCGCGCCGACGTCGAGCACGACGGGGTGCGTGCGCGCGCAGGCGACCGGATCGTCCTCGACGTGCCCGGCACGATGCTCGACCCGGCGTGGTGGACCGACCCGGGGGCGTTCGCTCCCGAGCGCTACCACGGCGCCCCGCCCGACCCGTTCGCCTTCGTGCCGCAGGGCGGCGGCGACCCGGCCGACGGGCACCGCTGCCCGGGCGAGCCGCTGACCGTCGGGCTCGTGCGGGTGACGCTCGAGCGGCTCGCCGAGGCCGGGCTCGCGCCGACGCCCGGCGCGCTCGCCCCCGCAGGTGCGCGCGGCTTCGGCGCCGGCGTGGACCACCGCCGCATCCCGCCGCGGGTGCCCGGCGGCTGCCCCGTCGCCCGCCCCTGA
- a CDS encoding CDGSH iron-sulfur domain-containing protein gives MSTAGRPRRGDGGQVSVRPVPGGPLLVRGADSVADPDGVEHAVERPVVAVCACARSQRLPWCDGTHRYVRRD, from the coding sequence GTGAGCACGGCCGGTCGGCCGCGCCGCGGCGACGGCGGGCAGGTCAGCGTCCGCCCGGTGCCGGGCGGGCCGCTGCTGGTGCGCGGGGCCGACTCGGTCGCCGACCCCGACGGCGTGGAGCACGCGGTGGAGCGTCCGGTCGTCGCGGTCTGTGCGTGCGCCCGCAGCCAGCGGCTGCCCTGGTGCGACGGCACGCACCGCTACGTGCGCCGCGACTGA
- a CDS encoding GAF and ANTAR domain-containing protein encodes MSSTVPTSRAHATGQDQAPPVWWPLVSTFAELSQELLAEKDERAIYVLMCRRVHAVVPATELCGITMRRRRGRLESVSTSDPLAEQVDELQYTLREGPCMEAALEVDHYLAEDVATDPRWPSWGPRAAELGVRSLVSVQLPSDTLHDRHQPLGALNLYSSRVGAFGPDQLRIAQVFARHAANALAAARERSGLEQAVEARHLVGVAQGVLRQRYDLDLDTAFEVLARFSNERNVKLRDLAAQVVAERGLPDDLDAGTAAAEAADARDDRDRTGRTADGPHVPAQAPTPDPLP; translated from the coding sequence ATGTCCTCCACGGTCCCGACGTCGCGCGCGCACGCGACCGGGCAGGACCAGGCGCCGCCGGTGTGGTGGCCCCTGGTGAGCACCTTCGCCGAGCTGAGCCAGGAGCTGCTCGCCGAGAAGGACGAGCGGGCGATCTACGTCCTCATGTGCCGACGCGTGCACGCCGTCGTGCCCGCCACCGAGCTGTGCGGCATCACGATGCGTCGCCGTCGCGGACGGCTCGAGAGCGTCTCCACCTCCGACCCGCTCGCCGAGCAGGTCGACGAGCTGCAGTACACCTTGCGTGAGGGGCCCTGCATGGAGGCGGCGCTCGAGGTCGACCACTACCTCGCCGAGGACGTCGCCACCGACCCGCGGTGGCCGTCGTGGGGCCCGCGTGCCGCCGAGCTCGGGGTCCGCAGCCTGGTGAGCGTGCAGCTGCCCTCCGACACCCTCCACGACCGCCACCAGCCGCTGGGCGCGCTCAACCTCTACTCCAGCCGCGTCGGCGCCTTTGGCCCCGACCAGCTGCGGATCGCGCAGGTCTTCGCCCGCCACGCCGCCAATGCCCTCGCCGCGGCGCGGGAGCGGTCGGGTCTCGAGCAGGCCGTCGAGGCGCGGCACCTCGTCGGCGTCGCCCAGGGCGTGCTCCGGCAGCGCTACGACCTCGACCTCGACACCGCCTTCGAGGTGCTCGCGCGGTTCTCCAACGAGCGCAACGTCAAGCTGCGCGACCTCGCCGCCCAGGTGGTGGCCGAGCGCGGCCTGCCCGACGACCTCGACGCCGGCACCGCGGCCGCGGAGGCCGCCGACGCGCGCGACGACCGCGACCGCACCGGCCGCACGGCCGACGGCCCGCACGTGCCGGCGCAGGCGCCCACCCCTGACCCCCTGCCCTGA